The nucleotide window AGGACCATCACCGATTTCTTGGGTATCTTCCTTGACTACACGGTAACCGTTCTCATCGGCTTCATAGAAGACGGTACGCATAACGAAACCATCACTGTACGAGTACATGCCGCTGACCTTGGAGCCATCACGGGTTTCTTCGCGAGCGATCATGTTGTCGTTGATTTTATCCTCGACATGAGAGTTGAAGGAGTATTGGGCAGATTCGTTTTGAACGCGCTCCAATTCAGCTCTTTCTTCGGCATCGGTTTGGTCCTAGGAAAGGGAAGAGAAGAGAATATGATGTTTAAGTAtaagtacatatataaaaaaggttattaaaattattaaattattaacattCAATTGGCTTTaacagaaaacatttttaacattttgcatttttttatttgcttcatGTAGAATGACAATTTCTTTGTTTAGTTGTTTTAGAATACAGGGTAATTTTAATTATGATTGATTTATGACCGTTTCTCTTCTCCCTTTAGCTAGAGTTTGTGGCCATAATGATGATGATTGACATTTACGCGCTTAAATTGCacaattttgaatgattgacAGCAATTACAACTACCACACCTAAGCAAACTTGTTGACTTTTTTGCTTTTACACTCGTAAAATGATGATAGTTACtaatttgtattgaaaagtgtaaattttttgttgcaaaatttgTCAATCATGTTAAttaattattacatattttgaaagacaattttttgtTAACGAAATCATCGTAATAATGGCACTTTATGTCTCTTTAATTGCAATTTATCTTTGAATTCTAAATACCAGATTCAA belongs to Calliphora vicina chromosome 4, idCalVici1.1, whole genome shotgun sequence and includes:
- the Cpr51A gene encoding uncharacterized protein Cpr51A translates to MFKFVLISCVLAAAIALPIDQTDAEERAELERVQNESAQYSFNSHVEDKINDNMIAREETRDGSKVSGMYSYSDGFVMRTVFYEADENGYRVVKEDTQEIGDGPQYNPEGQADVEGSLIGKYSIKLDQDKEEPRYKDIRA